One window from the genome of Alkalihalobacillus sp. LMS6 encodes:
- a CDS encoding metalloregulator ArsR/SmtB family transcription factor: protein MSEPRYDLDQETLFIVSQSFKALSDPTRIRILHLLANKECSVGEIVEHLELGQSTVSHQLRFLKNLRLVKSRRAGTTIYNSPQDEHVLDILEKTIEHATHD, encoded by the coding sequence ATGTCTGAACCGAGATATGACTTAGATCAAGAAACACTTTTTATCGTTTCACAGAGTTTTAAAGCATTAAGTGATCCTACCCGGATCCGAATTCTTCATTTATTAGCGAATAAAGAATGCTCTGTTGGCGAAATTGTTGAACATTTAGAGCTTGGACAATCAACCGTATCTCATCAATTAAGATTCCTTAAAAACCTTCGACTAGTAAAATCAAGACGTGCTGGAACCACGATATACAACTCGCCGCAAGACGAACATGTCTTAGATATTTTAGAAAAAACGATTGAACACGCTACACACGACTAA